A genomic segment from Flammeovirga pectinis encodes:
- a CDS encoding lysine N(6)-hydroxylase/L-ornithine N(5)-oxygenase family protein, with the protein MQEKIYDIIGVGIGPFNLGLACLTAPIEELDCLFLDQRDKFNWHPGLLLEDTTLQVPFMSDLVTLADPTSPYSFLNYIKQKGKIYSFYIKEDFLLLRNEYNQYCQWVIAQLDNLIFSKTVDMICYNEDEDLFYISCITGNDQEHETFISRKIVLGTGTSPHVPTALKSLGKNIIHTSQYLPNKRKLQEKKAITVVGSGQSAAEVFNDLLVDIDTHKYTLNWITRSHRFFPMEYTKLTLEMTSPEYVDYFYSLPLSKREALLQEQKHLYKGINSNLINGIFDTIYAKKLTSPINVNLRTSSRVASASVTANGIELIVEQQEQGKKYRHSTEAVIMATGYRYKNPFFMEGLRRYIQYDEKDRPQANRNYTIDKSADKIFVQNVELYTHGFVTPDLGMACYRNSYIIKEITGKEYYPIEEKIAFQQFDVTEEEEVIEESII; encoded by the coding sequence ATGCAAGAAAAAATATATGATATTATTGGCGTGGGAATTGGCCCTTTCAATCTAGGTTTAGCGTGTTTAACAGCCCCTATTGAAGAACTTGATTGCTTATTTTTAGATCAAAGAGATAAATTTAATTGGCACCCTGGTCTACTATTAGAAGACACCACCTTACAAGTGCCTTTTATGTCTGACCTTGTTACTTTGGCAGACCCAACAAGTCCCTATTCTTTTTTAAACTATATAAAACAAAAAGGCAAAATCTACTCTTTTTATATTAAAGAAGATTTCTTGTTATTAAGAAACGAATACAACCAATATTGCCAATGGGTTATAGCACAATTAGACAATCTTATATTTTCTAAAACAGTAGATATGATTTGCTACAATGAAGATGAAGACTTGTTTTATATTTCTTGTATTACAGGAAATGACCAAGAGCACGAAACATTTATAAGCAGAAAAATTGTATTAGGAACAGGTACATCTCCCCATGTTCCTACTGCCTTAAAAAGCTTGGGAAAGAATATAATTCATACGTCTCAATATTTACCTAACAAAAGGAAACTTCAAGAAAAAAAAGCCATTACAGTTGTAGGTAGTGGACAAAGTGCTGCAGAAGTTTTTAATGATCTTTTAGTTGATATTGATACGCATAAGTATACTTTAAACTGGATTACTAGATCGCACAGGTTTTTCCCGATGGAATATACCAAGCTTACTTTAGAAATGACATCTCCAGAATATGTTGATTATTTCTACTCCTTACCTCTTTCTAAAAGAGAGGCACTTTTACAAGAACAAAAACATTTATACAAAGGCATTAATTCTAATCTAATTAATGGGATTTTTGATACTATTTATGCAAAAAAACTCACCTCACCGATTAATGTAAATCTAAGAACAAGTTCTAGAGTAGCCTCTGCTTCTGTAACTGCTAATGGTATAGAGTTAATTGTAGAGCAGCAAGAACAAGGTAAGAAATACAGGCATTCTACAGAAGCTGTAATAATGGCCACAGGTTACAGATACAAGAATCCATTCTTTATGGAAGGTCTCCGTAGATACATTCAATACGATGAGAAAGACAGACCACAAGCCAATAGAAATTATACTATTGATAAGAGTGCAGACAAAATTTTTGTTCAAAACGTAGAACTTTATACACACGGTTTTGTTACACCAGATTTAGGTATGGCTTGTTATAGAAACTCTTATATAATTAAAGAGATAACAGGTAAAGAATACTATCCTATTGAAGAGAAAATTGCCTTCCAACAATTTGACGTTACTGAAGAAGAAGAGGTAATTGAAGAAAGTATAATCTAA
- a CDS encoding MFS transporter, whose amino-acid sequence MNTKILLMFMTLIAVVSDTMLHPFFPQFFGERFNMWQPEHVGYYLAASCLVIMISFPFWARVQKKVNLFTLLIFTQCLAGILCIGMYWVQELYMFWICAMSMLFFKGSYLLIYPYIMRLSTEEKHSTSISILSVIVHLGAIVGAFIGGGIVDYLNTGYIFIIMALGDAFQFLMCIYIKFIRKHSVKKEKIEQTPTPFFRIKTPILKIGLITMLLYFSTFFIRPFFSIYWEAISQYNHKLVSGFVYSIPALVGLFALWFTHKYKSDKPYNVKIINAFVLGSIGIGLQGVGVDYIVFIGRIIYGWAVFQLYVQFDVVAFKFSTPDEYATDYSRIHLLQNFGVLTSSIIAGYTVDKISLTAPFWCSVIGFCITLFIFYRSFKTETSQEQNTSLHTST is encoded by the coding sequence ATGAATACAAAAATTTTATTGATGTTTATGACATTAATCGCCGTGGTAAGCGATACGATGTTACACCCTTTCTTCCCTCAGTTTTTTGGTGAAAGGTTTAATATGTGGCAACCTGAACATGTTGGGTATTATTTAGCTGCATCTTGCTTAGTAATAATGATCTCCTTTCCTTTTTGGGCACGTGTACAGAAGAAAGTAAATTTATTTACACTTCTAATATTTACGCAATGCCTTGCTGGTATCCTATGTATAGGAATGTACTGGGTACAAGAACTGTATATGTTCTGGATATGTGCCATGAGTATGCTCTTCTTTAAAGGAAGTTACTTATTGATCTACCCCTATATAATGCGTTTAAGTACAGAAGAGAAACACAGTACATCAATTAGTATTTTATCTGTAATTGTACATTTAGGGGCAATTGTAGGTGCATTTATTGGAGGTGGAATAGTTGATTATTTAAATACGGGTTATATTTTTATCATTATGGCCTTAGGTGATGCATTTCAATTCCTGATGTGTATTTATATAAAATTTATCCGCAAACATTCTGTAAAAAAGGAAAAAATTGAACAGACTCCTACTCCATTTTTTAGAATTAAAACACCCATTCTAAAAATAGGATTAATTACAATGCTCCTTTATTTCAGCACCTTTTTTATACGTCCTTTCTTCTCTATTTATTGGGAAGCAATATCACAGTATAATCATAAGCTTGTATCGGGATTTGTCTATTCAATCCCTGCCTTAGTTGGTTTATTTGCATTATGGTTTACACATAAATACAAATCGGACAAACCGTATAACGTTAAAATTATTAATGCCTTTGTATTAGGTAGTATAGGTATTGGTTTACAAGGTGTAGGAGTTGATTACATTGTTTTTATAGGACGCATTATTTATGGTTGGGCCGTATTCCAACTCTATGTTCAGTTTGATGTAGTTGCCTTTAAATTCAGTACACCAGATGAGTATGCTACAGATTATAGTCGTATCCATTTACTACAAAATTTTGGCGTATTGACCTCCTCAATAATAGCAGGTTATACCGTAGATAAAATATCTCTTACTGCTCCATTTTGGTGTTCCGTTATAGGTTTCTGTATTACGTTATTTATTTTTTATAGAAGTTTTAAAACAGAAACTTCACAAGAACAAAACACTTCATTACATACTTCAACATGA
- a CDS encoding IucA/IucC family protein, with protein MNSDIKNQEAVNHFDASLWNKVNALFLRKAISEFSHEKLITPQLTKINDEFNDFTIELDNQISYFFSARVLPLEHWWIDLTSIRKEQNETAAPLSIIEFIFEVNHLLKIPTDMLPTYLEELSNTLYGAIYKLKKNTITADELAKSDFQTIEKNMFEGHPCFIANNGRIGFNADDYQKFAPEASNGFKVLWVAGHKSKTSFTSIDSLNYTAIITQELGEEQHTVYQNTIKGLGLNPDDFYIFPMHPWQWQNKLSFIFADDITNQKLILLGEGKDTYQPQQSIRTLYNKSEEDKYYVKTGLSIQNMGFMRGLSPYYMQTTPGITSWITALLKEDNYLQKQCFSMLGEVATIGYRNVNFEPLGRTNAYNKMVAVLWRETPQQFLQKEEKAVTMASLLHIDGEGNALLKAFIDSSWLNVDQWIKNYLDAYLKPLLHCFYAYDLAFMPHGENIILKMKNNVPFGIFMKDITEEVVVFKEDKNYSSAVKRLVVNASNDVKSLTIFTDVFDCYFRFLSQILEEHCNFHHLDFWELVSQSIKEYQNEHPQFSSKFTECDLFADDFILSCLNRLQLQNNKQMVDLADPVNRLQFIGTIKNPIAKFKTVLNEFN; from the coding sequence ATGAATAGTGATATAAAAAATCAAGAAGCTGTCAATCATTTTGATGCTTCTTTATGGAATAAAGTCAATGCTTTATTTCTTCGCAAAGCTATAAGTGAGTTCTCACACGAAAAATTGATTACACCTCAATTAACCAAGATCAATGATGAATTTAATGATTTTACAATTGAGCTAGATAATCAAATCAGTTACTTTTTTAGTGCACGTGTTTTGCCTTTGGAACATTGGTGGATCGACCTCACATCAATTAGAAAAGAACAAAATGAGACGGCAGCACCTCTATCTATCATTGAATTTATTTTTGAGGTAAATCATCTACTAAAAATTCCTACAGATATGCTCCCAACTTACTTAGAGGAGTTGTCTAACACCCTCTATGGAGCAATCTATAAACTGAAGAAAAATACGATTACAGCAGATGAATTAGCAAAATCAGATTTTCAAACAATAGAAAAAAATATGTTTGAAGGACATCCCTGCTTTATTGCGAATAATGGTAGAATTGGGTTTAATGCAGATGACTATCAAAAATTTGCTCCAGAAGCATCGAATGGTTTTAAAGTTCTGTGGGTAGCTGGTCATAAATCTAAAACAAGTTTTACAAGCATTGATTCTCTAAATTATACTGCTATTATCACGCAAGAGTTAGGAGAAGAGCAACATACTGTTTATCAAAACACCATAAAAGGTCTAGGGTTAAATCCAGATGATTTTTACATTTTCCCGATGCACCCTTGGCAATGGCAAAATAAGTTGTCGTTTATTTTTGCAGATGATATTACCAATCAAAAACTAATTTTATTAGGAGAAGGAAAGGACACTTATCAGCCTCAGCAATCTATCCGAACGCTTTACAACAAAAGTGAAGAAGATAAATACTATGTAAAAACAGGTTTATCTATACAGAATATGGGTTTTATGCGTGGTCTCTCTCCCTATTATATGCAAACTACTCCAGGCATTACGTCTTGGATAACTGCCCTACTTAAAGAGGATAATTATTTGCAAAAACAGTGCTTTTCTATGCTTGGTGAGGTAGCTACAATTGGCTATAGAAATGTGAATTTTGAGCCATTAGGAAGAACAAACGCTTACAATAAAATGGTAGCTGTTTTATGGAGAGAAACCCCTCAACAATTTTTACAGAAAGAAGAAAAAGCAGTAACAATGGCTTCTTTATTACATATTGATGGAGAGGGTAACGCTTTGCTTAAAGCTTTTATTGATTCGTCTTGGTTGAATGTAGACCAATGGATTAAAAACTATTTAGATGCCTACTTAAAACCTTTGTTGCATTGTTTTTATGCTTATGATTTAGCCTTTATGCCACACGGTGAAAACATTATTCTGAAAATGAAAAATAATGTCCCTTTTGGTATCTTTATGAAAGATATAACAGAAGAAGTTGTTGTTTTTAAAGAAGATAAAAACTATTCCTCTGCAGTAAAAAGGTTAGTTGTAAATGCAAGTAATGACGTTAAATCACTTACTATTTTTACAGATGTATTTGATTGTTATTTTAGATTTCTTTCTCAAATTTTAGAAGAACACTGTAATTTCCATCACCTTGATTTTTGGGAATTAGTAAGTCAATCAATTAAAGAATACCAAAACGAACACCCACAATTCAGCTCTAAATTTACAGAATGTGATCTTTTTGCTGATGATTTTATACTTTCCTGTTTAAACCGTCTTCAACTCCAAAACAATAAACAAATGGTCGATCTCGCAGACCCTGTAAATCGTTTACAGTTTATTGGAACAATCAAAAATCCTATTGCAAAATTTAAGACCGTTTTAAATGAATTCAACTAG
- a CDS encoding pyridoxal phosphate-dependent decarboxylase family protein: MVKKLFIDDNNMNTTQEQLDLSDLFNHDKDSIDKYKKGINTATENVLSFLHNRTQPFSGVAHEELQKVVDKIDFKEAPTSSHLVFEELQEIYLKHAVAFHLPKYIAHLNCPIVIPSLIGEQILSAINSSLDTWDQSAGGTLIEQKLIDWTGQQIGYPTPDGVFTSGGTQSNLMAILLMRDSFYQKKQQYDVTKFGVNTDKGKLKIFCSECSHFSVKKSAALLGLGEDAVISIPVDDNFKMDCEALESAILKEFIDGNCPIGVVATAGTTDYGSIDPLKSIGVITERYQLWFHVDAAVGGGLLLSNEHKYLLDGIEKSDSTTIDYHKTYFQTVSCSGFIVKEPHNLNLISHHAEYLNPKACKDAGVPNQVDKSLQTTKRFDALKLWLTFRLMGTEKLGSYYDQTLALTKVAADCIQNRKDFELLNPPSLHCLVFRFAPINLNADQLNQLNILIRKKLFSNGQAVVAGTKFKGNNYLKFTILNPTMSKENFEEILSILAMIGEQLLEEEKQFI; the protein is encoded by the coding sequence ATGGTAAAGAAACTATTTATTGACGACAACAACATGAACACCACACAAGAACAATTGGACTTGTCTGATTTGTTCAACCACGATAAAGACAGTATTGATAAATACAAAAAAGGAATTAATACTGCCACAGAGAATGTACTCTCCTTTTTACATAATAGAACACAACCTTTTAGTGGAGTTGCACACGAGGAACTTCAGAAAGTAGTGGATAAGATTGATTTTAAAGAAGCACCAACTTCTTCGCACCTTGTTTTTGAAGAATTACAAGAGATCTATCTAAAACATGCGGTTGCATTCCATTTACCCAAATATATTGCACATCTAAATTGCCCAATTGTAATACCCTCTTTAATTGGAGAACAAATTCTTTCGGCAATAAATTCTTCTTTAGATACTTGGGATCAGAGTGCTGGAGGTACATTAATAGAGCAAAAACTGATTGATTGGACCGGGCAACAAATTGGATACCCTACGCCAGATGGTGTTTTTACAAGTGGAGGAACACAATCTAACCTTATGGCAATTCTCTTAATGAGAGATTCTTTTTACCAAAAAAAGCAACAGTATGATGTAACAAAATTTGGGGTAAACACCGACAAAGGTAAGTTGAAAATCTTTTGTTCAGAATGTAGTCACTTTAGCGTTAAAAAAAGTGCCGCCTTACTTGGCTTAGGAGAAGATGCCGTAATAAGTATTCCTGTTGATGATAATTTTAAAATGGATTGCGAAGCATTAGAGTCTGCTATTCTTAAAGAATTTATTGATGGCAATTGCCCTATTGGTGTAGTTGCAACTGCAGGAACAACAGATTATGGTAGTATTGATCCGTTAAAAAGTATTGGGGTAATTACAGAAAGGTACCAGTTGTGGTTTCATGTAGACGCAGCAGTTGGTGGAGGTTTATTACTTTCCAACGAACACAAATACTTGTTAGATGGAATAGAAAAATCAGATTCTACTACAATAGATTACCATAAAACTTATTTCCAAACGGTTAGTTGCAGTGGCTTTATTGTAAAAGAACCTCATAATCTAAATTTAATAAGCCATCATGCAGAATACTTAAATCCAAAAGCATGTAAAGATGCTGGTGTACCTAACCAAGTAGATAAATCATTACAAACAACTAAAAGGTTTGATGCTCTAAAACTGTGGTTAACTTTTAGGCTTATGGGTACTGAAAAGCTAGGAAGCTATTATGATCAAACACTTGCTTTAACTAAGGTAGCAGCAGATTGTATTCAAAATAGAAAAGACTTTGAACTGCTCAACCCACCTTCTTTACATTGTCTTGTTTTTAGGTTTGCTCCTATCAATTTAAATGCTGATCAATTAAATCAGTTAAATATTCTTATACGTAAAAAGTTATTTTCTAACGGACAAGCTGTTGTTGCAGGTACAAAATTTAAGGGTAATAACTACTTAAAATTTACCATTTTAAACCCAACAATGAGTAAAGAAAATTTTGAAGAAATCTTATCTATTCTCGCAATGATTGGTGAACAATTATTAGAAGAAGAAAAACAATTTATATAA
- a CDS encoding GNAT family N-acetyltransferase, whose amino-acid sequence MKTLQQTLPFDSNFWETKAEESLYITRDIGVMSLEPFDLDNDVELLHNWVNLPYAKYWQLENSSVELVYSTYKEIVENQSTCIFWGKVNNQKAFLVEFYYAPKDRVSNYYTALKGDYGFHILTAPKKTSIPNFTTHIFSYVINFLFDSDEVNRIVVEPDVANEKIHIRNKKAGFKYKKIIEFPEKNAYLAFCTRADFRSSAIHQLQTK is encoded by the coding sequence ATGAAAACTTTACAACAAACATTACCTTTCGATAGTAACTTTTGGGAAACCAAAGCAGAAGAAAGTCTATACATTACAAGAGATATTGGCGTGATGTCTTTAGAACCTTTTGATTTAGACAATGATGTAGAACTACTTCATAATTGGGTAAATTTACCCTATGCAAAATATTGGCAGTTAGAAAATAGTAGTGTAGAATTAGTTTACAGTACTTATAAAGAGATCGTTGAGAACCAAAGCACTTGTATATTTTGGGGGAAAGTCAATAATCAGAAAGCATTTTTAGTAGAGTTTTATTATGCGCCTAAAGACAGAGTTAGTAACTACTATACTGCACTAAAAGGAGATTATGGTTTTCATATTCTTACCGCTCCAAAAAAGACAAGTATTCCTAATTTTACTACTCACATTTTCTCTTACGTTATTAACTTTTTGTTCGATTCTGATGAAGTTAATCGGATTGTTGTAGAACCTGATGTTGCGAATGAGAAGATACATATTCGAAATAAAAAGGCTGGTTTTAAATATAAAAAGATAATTGAGTTCCCTGAAAAGAATGCCTATTTAGCCTTCTGTACAAGAGCAGATTTTAGGAGCTCTGCCATTCATCAATTGCAAACAAAATAG
- a CDS encoding mechanosensitive ion channel family protein yields MEEITQYQDDILRLFSRYGLQMIQGIAFFWIGTKITKRITLIVNKQIKKKSTNHALIDFFTQLTSVSLTVIIFIGSIDMAGVETTSFIAMLGSAGLAVGLALQGSLANIAGGALLLTLRPFRKGEFIEVNGHLGTVIDVGLFATTIQTPKMRQVFLPNGSLAGGVIKNYSREGITRVDVPIGISYGADIKEARNVLLNVIMNDKRVLKDPEAPVVFVTNLGDSSVDLQLRAFVKIEDYWGFLFETLEECKIALDNNKIEIPFPQRVLHIEKGETETSDIGDLMADIA; encoded by the coding sequence ATGGAAGAAATTACCCAATATCAAGACGACATTTTGAGATTATTTTCTCGCTACGGTTTACAAATGATTCAAGGCATTGCCTTTTTCTGGATTGGTACAAAAATTACTAAAAGAATAACACTTATAGTAAATAAACAAATTAAAAAGAAATCGACGAACCATGCTCTAATAGACTTCTTTACACAGCTTACATCTGTAAGTTTAACAGTGATTATATTTATAGGTTCTATAGATATGGCAGGTGTAGAGACGACCTCTTTTATTGCAATGTTAGGTTCTGCAGGTTTAGCGGTAGGTTTAGCTTTGCAAGGTTCTTTGGCCAACATTGCAGGTGGAGCCTTACTGTTAACTTTGCGTCCTTTTAGAAAAGGCGAGTTTATAGAAGTAAACGGACATTTAGGTACAGTAATAGATGTCGGTCTTTTTGCTACAACAATCCAAACACCTAAAATGCGTCAGGTATTTTTACCAAATGGATCATTAGCAGGTGGTGTAATTAAAAATTATTCTAGAGAAGGGATTACTAGGGTAGATGTTCCTATTGGGATCTCTTATGGAGCAGATATTAAAGAAGCTAGAAATGTATTACTAAATGTAATTATGAACGATAAGCGAGTGCTTAAAGACCCAGAAGCACCAGTAGTTTTTGTTACTAATTTAGGCGATAGCTCAGTTGATTTACAATTAAGAGCTTTTGTTAAAATTGAAGATTATTGGGGATTCTTATTCGAAACTTTAGAAGAATGTAAAATTGCACTTGATAATAACAAGATTGAAATTCCATTCCCACAAAGGGTATTGCATATAGAAAAAGGAGAAACGGAAACGTCAGATATTGGTGATTTAATGGCCGATATTGCTTAA
- a CDS encoding sulfite exporter TauE/SafE family protein produces MENISIKTIFLSLLVLSGIWFMIVLIKQLRKRLAINNIETESSIGLGLTGFVGNFMDTLGIGSFAIMTSSFKNFKLVEDKKIPGTLNAGVAIVCIAQAFIFIKAVPVDTTTLMSMIFSALAGALIGARIVSKMKKKTIQLTMTIALAIMGLTLILGKMEVFPVGGNAMGLEGWKLVVACIANFLFGALNTVGVGLFAPCMVTVYLLGLNPAATFPIMMGSTALLVPFAGIKFLKEDVVSMKGTILMNICGTIGVFVAAYLVKSLDLNLLQYLIIFVVAYTTWLMGKSYLISSKEIVSGE; encoded by the coding sequence ATGGAAAATATTTCTATAAAAACTATTTTTCTTTCTCTGCTTGTCTTGTCTGGAATTTGGTTTATGATTGTTTTAATTAAGCAATTAAGAAAAAGGTTAGCTATTAATAATATAGAAACAGAAAGTAGTATTGGATTGGGGTTAACTGGTTTTGTAGGTAACTTTATGGATACTTTAGGTATCGGGTCTTTTGCAATAATGACCAGTTCTTTCAAGAATTTCAAACTTGTAGAAGACAAGAAAATTCCTGGAACATTAAATGCTGGTGTTGCAATTGTTTGTATTGCTCAGGCATTTATTTTTATTAAAGCCGTGCCTGTAGATACCACTACACTAATGTCTATGATATTTTCTGCTTTAGCGGGAGCATTAATTGGAGCAAGAATAGTTTCTAAAATGAAAAAGAAAACTATACAACTTACCATGACAATAGCTTTGGCAATTATGGGGCTTACCTTAATTTTAGGTAAGATGGAAGTATTTCCTGTTGGTGGAAATGCAATGGGGCTAGAAGGTTGGAAATTAGTTGTTGCTTGTATTGCTAATTTCTTGTTTGGTGCTTTAAATACTGTTGGTGTTGGGTTATTTGCGCCATGTATGGTTACCGTTTACCTTTTAGGTTTAAACCCTGCCGCAACGTTTCCTATTATGATGGGTTCTACAGCTTTATTGGTTCCTTTTGCAGGGATTAAATTTCTTAAAGAAGATGTTGTTTCTATGAAGGGAACTATACTAATGAATATATGCGGTACAATAGGTGTTTTTGTTGCTGCCTACCTTGTTAAATCACTTGATTTAAATTTACTACAATACCTTATAATTTTTGTTGTAGCTTACACAACATGGTTAATGGGTAAATCTTATTTAATTTCTTCTAAAGAAATAGTTTCAGGAGAATAA
- a CDS encoding heparan-alpha-glucosaminide N-acetyltransferase domain-containing protein produces the protein MNSTRYNTLDVLRGSSVLFLIPLHCMMMYATPETWKNSILGELMLIAERGTPVFLIVMGFSFVFSKRQSAKAVLKRGVKILAVGYLLNTLKFVVPMLTGILPINLIEAHGLGQTEILSTILHFFLLGDILQLAGVSLLIMGVLTPLLQNKFNVLLLGLFIIGTAKLVSGFTLNIVGVDYVLDLLWSNTYNVYFPVFPWMSFILFGRFLGMLYKENSTSIKRYNQLVLFYALGIIGLGMLLCVVDYNYHFGDYYHLGPGGTLLLLGVNMLFLSIVPLIEKFIPQQVNQLLRFTSKNVTSFYIIQWIIIDWGMGIFGFAQLNQFQILLIIPFYTLLTFIILKFKNNYWQVASERELKRSL, from the coding sequence ATGAATTCAACTAGATATAATACTTTAGATGTACTAAGAGGAAGTAGTGTTTTATTCTTAATTCCACTTCACTGCATGATGATGTACGCCACACCAGAAACATGGAAGAACTCTATATTAGGCGAACTTATGCTAATAGCTGAAAGAGGCACACCTGTGTTTTTAATTGTAATGGGTTTTTCTTTTGTGTTTTCAAAACGACAATCTGCAAAAGCTGTATTAAAAAGAGGGGTTAAAATTTTAGCTGTAGGGTATCTATTAAATACACTAAAATTTGTTGTCCCTATGCTTACTGGTATACTACCTATCAATTTAATTGAAGCACATGGTCTAGGACAAACTGAAATTTTAAGTACTATTCTCCACTTTTTCTTATTAGGTGATATACTACAATTAGCAGGTGTGTCTTTACTAATTATGGGTGTTCTTACTCCTCTTTTACAAAATAAATTCAATGTACTTTTATTAGGATTATTTATAATTGGCACAGCTAAACTTGTAAGCGGTTTTACTTTAAATATTGTGGGAGTAGATTATGTATTAGATCTTTTATGGAGTAATACATACAATGTGTACTTCCCTGTTTTTCCGTGGATGTCTTTTATTTTATTTGGACGTTTTTTAGGTATGCTTTATAAAGAGAATAGCACATCTATTAAAAGGTACAACCAATTAGTTCTTTTTTATGCTTTAGGAATAATTGGACTTGGAATGCTACTTTGTGTAGTAGATTACAATTATCACTTTGGAGATTATTACCACCTAGGACCGGGTGGAACGTTATTACTTTTAGGTGTAAATATGTTGTTTTTAAGTATCGTACCTCTTATTGAGAAATTTATACCACAACAGGTAAATCAGTTACTTCGTTTTACCAGTAAAAACGTTACCTCTTTTTACATTATTCAATGGATAATTATAGATTGGGGTATGGGAATATTTGGTTTTGCACAATTAAATCAATTTCAAATCTTATTAATTATACCATTTTACACGCTGCTTACTTTTATCATATTAAAGTTTAAAAATAATTATTGGCAGGTCGCATCAGAAAGAGAATTAAAGAGAAGTTTATAA